The Streptomyces sp. NBC_00440 genome contains a region encoding:
- a CDS encoding helix-turn-helix transcriptional regulator, whose amino-acid sequence MSSTEITVAVHGGDPLSRAGLISHLAHQDGVTVLVQTGSTPEQRPEDVAVALLNQMDATASKQLRKLVVDRKQRVVLVVDELDEAQLEMVLEAGVPAIVWRHQATAERLVKAIRAVGRGEGEVPGDLLRRLLVQLGRTRRGSGSGPGPTVSPTAREIAVLKLVAKGMETREIAAHLCYSERTVKGVLHDVMVRLHLKNRAHAVAFAMREGYL is encoded by the coding sequence ATGTCATCAACCGAGATCACGGTGGCGGTACACGGCGGCGACCCCTTGTCCCGGGCCGGCCTCATCAGCCACTTGGCACACCAGGACGGTGTAACGGTGCTCGTGCAGACCGGCTCCACCCCGGAGCAGCGCCCCGAGGACGTAGCCGTGGCCCTCCTGAACCAGATGGACGCGACGGCCTCCAAACAGCTGCGCAAGCTGGTCGTGGACCGCAAGCAGCGGGTCGTCCTCGTGGTGGACGAACTGGACGAGGCCCAGCTGGAGATGGTGCTGGAAGCCGGGGTGCCCGCCATCGTGTGGCGCCACCAGGCGACTGCCGAGCGGCTGGTCAAGGCCATCCGGGCGGTGGGCAGGGGCGAGGGCGAGGTGCCCGGCGACCTGCTGCGCAGGCTTCTCGTCCAACTGGGGCGCACGCGCCGCGGTTCGGGTTCGGGACCCGGTCCCACCGTCAGCCCGACCGCCCGGGAGATCGCCGTCCTGAAGCTCGTGGCGAAGGGGATGGAGACCAGGGAGATCGCGGCGCACCTCTGCTACTCCGAGCGCACCGTCAAAGGCGTCCTGCACGACGTCATGGTCCGACTTCACCTGAAGAACCGGGCGCACGCTGTCGCCTTCGCCATGCGCGAGGGGTATCTCTAG